A segment of the Hartmannibacter diazotrophicus genome:
CGATGCCGATCATGATTGAGATGCTCTACAACGAGTATCTCTCGGTTGCGGCCTTTTCGCTCGCTGCGGTCCTCGCGCTCCTGGCGTTTGTCACCCTTGCATTGAAATCCCTGCTTGAATGGCGCCATGCGGATCTGCTGGCGGCCACGCGGCGCCATTGAAAGGTTGCTCGATGAACATCGATATCGAAGAACTCGCCAAGGAATTCGGCACCGAACGGGCACTCCACCCGGTCTCGCTCTCCATCCCTTCAGGTGCGCTTATCGCCCTGCTTGGCCCATCCGGTTCGGGCAAGACAACTCTATTGCGTATCCTCGCCGGTCTGGAATTTCCAACCTCGGGGCGCGTGCGCTTTGGTGGTCAGGATGCCACTGGGCTGACGGTGCAGGAACGCCGCGCTGGCTTCGTCTTCCAGCACTATGCGCTCTTCAAGCACATGACTGTGTTCGAGAACGTTGCCTACGGGCTGCGTGCCCGGAAGAGCAAGGAGCGCCCGAGTGAAGCCGAGATTGGCCGCCGGGTGAACCGACTGCTGGACCTGATCCAGTTGCCGGACATCGGGGGCAGGTACCCGAACCAGCTCTCCGGTGGTCAGCGCCAGCGCGTGGCTCTCGCGCGTGCACTTGCGATCGAGCCACGCATGCTCCTCCTCGATGAACCCTTCGGGGCGCTCGATGCGAAGGTTCGCAAGGAGTTGCGCCAGGGATTGAGGGACATCCACGACAAGACCGGTCTGACGACAGTCTTTGTTACTCACGATCAGGAGGAAGCCATGGAACTTGCCGACCTCGTCGTCGTCATGTCGATGGGGCGGATCGAGCAGATAGGCAAACCGGACGAAATCCGCGCGGCGCCAGCCAGCGATTTCGTGCGGGAGTTCACCAGGGTCTGACGGGTGGGCATGCCATGCAGTCGACCCGGCAAATCGTTGCTCCATTTTGGCTTCGCGCAGCGCTTCTGCTGACAACCACGCGTATGAAATCAAATGTGGCTGCCAGCGAATTGCCGGAGAGTTGGGTGCTCCGTTCAGCATCTACCAAATGGGTCTGTGTCTGGCGCAATCATCCCGAGACGCTTGCCCGTCTACGGGCGATCGTCATGCCGGAACCCTGGACGGGTGATCGCTACCTGGCTTGGCGTGCCCTTCTACTCCACGAGAAGCATCGGGTCGGGCTGACACCCGACGATGCTGACCCTGCCTATTTGATCCAGGCGGAAAGACTCTTCATCAGGCAACTTGCGGCGCCTTGGGGCGACTTGGTTTAGGGAACGAACGATGAGTAAGTCTGACCTCGACAGGATCGACAGAAAGATCCTTTTTGAACTGATGCGCGATGCAACCCTGCCGGTCGCACAACTTGCGGAACGCGTTGGTCTTTCGCAAACGCCATGCTGGAAACGGGTTCAGAAGCTGGAAACCGCCGGCATTATTACGGGGCGTGTCGCTCTTGTTGATCCGCAGACAATCGGGCTCGGACTGACAGTGTTTGTCGAGATCGAAGCTGCCGATCATACGCCGGACTGGCGCGCCTCTTTCCGGGAGATCGTCAAGACCCTGCCATCCATCGTCGAAGTATACCGTATGGCGGGCGATGTCGATTATTTGCTCAAGGTTCTGGTGCCTGACATGGCGGCTTTCGATGATTTCTATCTGAACCTGACCCGTGCTCTTGCCTGCCGTAATGTAACGTCGAAGTTTTCGATGGAGACAATCAACGTATCGACTGCGTGGCCAATCGATATCACGTCCCCCTGAATTTACCCCTTTGGCAGACATTGGAACCGAGAGAGGAAGATATGACCCTTCGCATCAACGACATCGCCCCGGATTTCGAGGCTGATACCACGGAAGGCCCGATCCGTTTCCACGATTGGATCGGCGATGATTATGCTGTCCTTTTCAGTCACCCGAAGGATTTTACTCCCGTCTGTACGACTGAATTGGGATTGATGGCGAGCCTCGCTCCCGAATTCACCAGGCGCAATACCAAGATCATCGGGATTTCGGTCGATCCGGTGGAGAGCCACCACAAATGGAAAGGTGACATCAAGATTGCCACCGGCCACGAGCCTGCTTACCCGCTGATCGGCGATCCAGACCTTAATGTGGCCAAGCTCTACGATATGTTGCCCGCTTCGCTCGAAGGGGAGGCCACAGGGCGGACACCGGCCGACAATGCCACAGTGCGCACTGTCTTCATCATCGGTCCGGACAAACGGATCAAACTGTCGCTCACCTATCCGATGACCACGGGGCGCAATTTCGACGAAATCCTGAGGGCGCTGGATTCCATCCAACTCACCGCGAAACATCAGGTGGCAACACCGGCCAACTGGAAGCAAGGCCAGGACGTGATCATTACCACCGCAGTCTCGGATGAAGAAGCCATTGCCCGTTTCGGCAGTTTCGAGCGGGTTTTGCCTTATTTGCGGGAGACGAGACAGCCGGAATGACCAAGCCCGGAACCGTCATTTGACGGCTGGCACTCTGTTGCGGGAAGGCAGCTCCGACCAGAGAAGAACGTTCTCTTTGAGTGGGTCAATTTGGAATTCAAATACACGATCAAACTGATAGTCTTTTTGGAGAAAGGAGACGTCGCATGATCAGAACTCTGCTTGTCCCCGGCCTTGATGGCTCCCCGGCGCCACATTGGCAACATTGGTGGGCCGCCACCGACCCAACGGCACGGATTGTGAAGCAACGCTCGTGGTCCGTTCCGGAACTGGATGCATGGCTTGAAGCTCTCACAGCTGCGATTTTGGCGCACCCAAACGCGTTGCTGGTTGGGCATTCACTTGGAGCCATAGCCATTGCTCACCTGCTGGCAAAACGGCCGAAACTGCGGATTGGCGGCGCGTTACTTGTCGCTCCGGCAGAGCCGTCACGCAGCGTCAGAACGGAAGGTTTCGGGCCGATACCCGAATGCAGTCTCAACGTTCCAACTCTAGTCGCCTCGAGCCGAAACGATTTCTGGATGGGGCGGGATCAGGCCCGGTCTCTGGCGCAGGCCTGGGGGGCGGAATTCGCCGACTTGGGCGATGCTGGTCATGTCAACGTTGAATCCGGCTTTGGTCCCTGGCCCACCGGCAAACTTTTTGCAAACCGGCTCAGGCATTCCCAGGATGACTTGAACCTGCCAGTAAATTCTCATTTGACCGCAACACATACGCCGGCCGGCAATATGGTGTGGTCATGAGGCCGCTGTCCGTCGCTATAGCAACCAAAAGGCTTCTTCCGACGATTGTGTTCGGGGCATGCTATGTCTGGTTGTTCTCTCTGATCGTACTTCTTTGAAGACGCCGCGTTCTGCGTTTGGAAATGTTCCGCGTTTGGAAAGGATAGCTGATATGCAGGTATGTTGTGCTTACGATCCCGGACTTCTGATCTATCTGGAAGAGATCGAAGGTAACCTGCCGGAGCATGAAGTTGACGGCGTCAGCTTGGCTCTGAGCGTTGCATTTTCCATGTCGCTTTATATGACCTTGGTGTTCTTTTTGCTATGAAGGCAACCCGGTCACGGAAGAACGCCTCGCATCACTGTGTAATCATTGGCGGTGGTGCGAGCGGAGTTCTGATGGCAGCCCATCTCTTGGCCGGGTCCGGAAAGAACATTCAGGTCACCATCATCGAACGGAGGCGGATGCTCGGATGTGGCATTGCCTACAGCACGACAGATCCCGGACACCTGCTCAATACCCGCGTTTCCCAAATGAGCGCGTTTCCGGATCGCCCGGATCACTTTGAGCACTGGCTGGCTGAGAACGGAAAGCAGGCCTCCCAAAGCTGCTTCGTGGATCGTGCGACCTACGGGCAATATCTCTCAGACCTTCTTGAGCCCTGGCGGTCGGGACCGCATGCCCATCGATTACGATGCGTTCAGAACGAATGCGTCAAGCTGAGTGAAACAGCCTGCGGTGTCACTGCGCGTTTGGCTGATGGATCGGCCGTTTCGGGGGATAGCGCCGTTCTGGCGACTGGACATGCGGTCCTGGTCGATCCGGATCCGCCCATGCACGCCGCCTGGGATTTTTCCCGGCCGTCAAGTCCAGACTCGACAGTCCTGATCATCGGAACCGGTTTAAGCATGGTCGATCATGCCGTAACACTGCTTGCGTCGGGTCATCGGGGACAAATTCTCTGTCTTTCCCGACGAGGTCTCCTGCCGCATGTTCATGCGTCCACCAATCCAGTCCCATTCGCCAGGGAAGAAATCCCCTTAGGCGCTCCGGTTAGCGTCTTGCTGCGTTGGTTGCGCCGCATGGCTAGATCTTCCGAGGCACAGGGAGGAACCTGGCGCGATGTGGTCGACGGCATTCGTCCATACATTGCCGCTATCTGGCGTTCATGGGACCACGCAACGCGTGCTCGCTTCCTCCGTCATGCCGCATCGTGGTGGGAGGTCCATCGCCACAGGATGCCACCGGTGTCAGCGGCCCGCATTGACCAGGCAATGACGCGCAGCCAACTCGCCGTCATCCGTGGCCGGTTCGAGAGAGCCGTGACATTGCCGGGAGGGCAGTCGGGCGTGGAAGTCAGGCCGCAAGGTGGAGGCGAAATGATCACGCTTCCCGCCGATCATGTCATCGACTGCCGTGGAATCCGGCGTGACCCGGAAACGCACGCGGCACCGGTGATCCTTGACCTGCTTGCGCACGGAAAAGCCCGCCTGGATCCCTTGCGGCTTGGCCTCGACACGACGGCAGAGGCGAAGGTGATCGACGCAAGTGGCCGCCCTTCCCGTCGTGTCCGCGCGATCGGCCCCGCGGCTCGTG
Coding sequences within it:
- a CDS encoding Lrp/AsnC family transcriptional regulator, translated to MSKSDLDRIDRKILFELMRDATLPVAQLAERVGLSQTPCWKRVQKLETAGIITGRVALVDPQTIGLGLTVFVEIEAADHTPDWRASFREIVKTLPSIVEVYRMAGDVDYLLKVLVPDMAAFDDFYLNLTRALACRNVTSKFSMETINVSTAWPIDITSP
- a CDS encoding sulfate/molybdate ABC transporter ATP-binding protein, giving the protein MNIDIEELAKEFGTERALHPVSLSIPSGALIALLGPSGSGKTTLLRILAGLEFPTSGRVRFGGQDATGLTVQERRAGFVFQHYALFKHMTVFENVAYGLRARKSKERPSEAEIGRRVNRLLDLIQLPDIGGRYPNQLSGGQRQRVALARALAIEPRMLLLDEPFGALDAKVRKELRQGLRDIHDKTGLTTVFVTHDQEEAMELADLVVVMSMGRIEQIGKPDEIRAAPASDFVREFTRV
- a CDS encoding FAD/NAD(P)-binding protein — encoded protein: MAAHLLAGSGKNIQVTIIERRRMLGCGIAYSTTDPGHLLNTRVSQMSAFPDRPDHFEHWLAENGKQASQSCFVDRATYGQYLSDLLEPWRSGPHAHRLRCVQNECVKLSETACGVTARLADGSAVSGDSAVLATGHAVLVDPDPPMHAAWDFSRPSSPDSTVLIIGTGLSMVDHAVTLLASGHRGQILCLSRRGLLPHVHASTNPVPFAREEIPLGAPVSVLLRWLRRMARSSEAQGGTWRDVVDGIRPYIAAIWRSWDHATRARFLRHAASWWEVHRHRMPPVSAARIDQAMTRSQLAVIRGRFERAVTLPGGQSGVEVRPQGGGEMITLPADHVIDCRGIRRDPETHAAPVILDLLAHGKARLDPLRLGLDTTAEAKVIDASGRPSRRVRAIGPAARGALWEITAIPDIREQTFRLAHDLIDARSVT
- a CDS encoding peroxiredoxin; the protein is MTLRINDIAPDFEADTTEGPIRFHDWIGDDYAVLFSHPKDFTPVCTTELGLMASLAPEFTRRNTKIIGISVDPVESHHKWKGDIKIATGHEPAYPLIGDPDLNVAKLYDMLPASLEGEATGRTPADNATVRTVFIIGPDKRIKLSLTYPMTTGRNFDEILRALDSIQLTAKHQVATPANWKQGQDVIITTAVSDEEAIARFGSFERVLPYLRETRQPE
- a CDS encoding RBBP9/YdeN family alpha/beta hydrolase, yielding MIRTLLVPGLDGSPAPHWQHWWAATDPTARIVKQRSWSVPELDAWLEALTAAILAHPNALLVGHSLGAIAIAHLLAKRPKLRIGGALLVAPAEPSRSVRTEGFGPIPECSLNVPTLVASSRNDFWMGRDQARSLAQAWGAEFADLGDAGHVNVESGFGPWPTGKLFANRLRHSQDDLNLPVNSHLTATHTPAGNMVWS